A region of the Enoplosus armatus isolate fEnoArm2 chromosome 8, fEnoArm2.hap1, whole genome shotgun sequence genome:
tatcagagtaaaaaaaagccacattaaaTCTACTTTGATTCAATGTGTGAGACAGTCAAACATGAAAACTTCTGCGGGGGGGGTGAATTCCTTTTACAGGCATTGCTGCAATACTGCAGCAATTCTGGCTTTTTTGAGAGTGTTTGCAAAGCTTTCTCTTCTAACATACCCCCAAAATGGCAACTGACTCATCCATGGAGCATGTGTATGAGAGGAATTACAATCAAGCTGTCATTACCTTCAGGCCGGTTGTACTGGTAATTGTGAGAGGATGACAACAGGTTGGCCGGCATTAAGGCTCAGCTTCCTCTGGCTAGTTCAGCACCTGCCTGCTGGCCACCAGCCTAATTTTTTTCTGACAGCCTCAGCAGGAATGATTGATGCCTGAAGGCtcctgatggtgtgtgtgtgtctcagcgcCAAGCTGCTCTATCCATACAGTGCTCCCTTCTTTTTGAACTTATTTAGGCAAAACCTGTCATTGTACACATTGGCTGTGTGGAGTTTCCCCTTATATGCTTACCGTGGACACACACTCTTCGGAGATAAGCAAGGTACTGTGTGGTGCTGATAATATTTTGGAATCACCTTAGGGGGATTTCTGAGGCAATGTAGGTTAAGAAACGCGTAGATGTATATTGTTTAGCTGATGCTGCACGATGCTTGTGGCTGACGACAGGTTTATTAAGAGAATATCCTGCTGGCATCACCATCAGTTGACATGAAGCTCcttgtttacattgtttcaGAACTAGTGCCCAACTATTAGTTTCTTTAGTTGTAAAATAAGTCATATTCCCACGGCCCTCTAACCTCTACTTTGTCCACTCCCTGCTCACACATATCGTACAACCCCCAAAATGGAAACACTTAATCTTTTTGTCTATTGTTTGGTGTCGATAATCTCAGCATTTGCCTTGTGTACGATGACCTGAATGCATTGCGGTATACTGAACTCTTTATCCTCTTtttatgccacacacacacacacacgcacctctTTTAGCTCCAAAGAATTTTAAACCTCCCAATGTCCTGATACTATTGCATTTTTCATTGGTATTTAAAGCAAAGAGTTGTGAGGTCTTAGAAGTCAGCTGGCATTAATTCCTCTGAGGCAGAGGGATTCAACTTCTCCCTGGAAAGAGGCTTAAAAGAAAGTTCTCCTGCTTCCAAATGACTAAATTTCTCCTTTCTCACACATATTGTTATATTCTTTAGTGGACAGGAGAACAATAGATAATTGAATGTGAGTATGGTTTGTTCTGTTTAACGTCCAataattaattcaataaaatacCTTACTGAGATGTATTGTTCTTCCTTATTTAAAGTATAAATTCATTAGATTAACCAAGGAAATTGTCTCATTGTCTCATTGTTTTTCATGGTTGTGGGCAATGGACTTTGAGGGGTGCAGGTATATACATAATACATCaaggcaagaagaagaaatacaaggAAACTGAGATCATTAATGCTGCTTTGTGGAAAAAGACATGaaatttaatgtatttttcttcaaaCTACCATGACAGCGAGCTGGAGACATGAGTGACTGAATATAACACAACAAGATTTTTGCATTAAATGAGACAAGAAGCATAAATTAACTGAGATATTCTTAATGTGTCGAGGTTGTATCAGGTCACATTAAATGAACTTCTCCATTCGCATCACATTTATTCTGGCCAGTTTGGAGAACCAGTGGTTGGCGTGTGTGTTGCTGTGCGATGCAGTTTGAACAAAACCAAACTTCTGGTTCAGGGAAATAGCCGCTGTCTGTGGCGAGCTGACGTCCAGAACGAGGCGGGCGTATCCTCGCTCTTTGCAGAAATCAAGGGCCTTCCTTGTCAACTGTGAACCCAGGTTTTTGCGGCGCCATGGAAACACCACAGCCATGTGGGACATCTCGCCGAAACTCCCATCCCCAGCATCTTGGGCAAACTCTGAGTCTCCTCCCGTCACTCCTCCGTTGCAGTCATCAaacctctccccttcctcccctccccttttccCCATCACCGCCACCATCCCCACCACCTTGGACTGGCCGTCGACGTCTGCCTCCGCCACCCAGAAACCGTTATCTGGGTTTTCCAGGTAGTTGGCTTGAATGTCAGCCATGTCTGCGCTCAGCCTTCTCGTCATGTAGCCTTCGTAGATCTCGTGGCAGCAGTAATAAAGGAGGCCAGTCCATGCACTGCCAAAGAGTAAAGCTTGGAAGTAGGAGCTGCCTCCCAGCACATAACCAGCCATGGAAATGCTCAGAGCAACGCCAACGTGGTCTGGATGGCTCATGGCCTTGAAGAAAGCCGGGTATACATGTTCAAGGATCCCATCGCGAAAGAGCGACATGACCACATGTTCATCGGTGGGTCTGTATTCCCTGATGGAGAACTGAACTGCAtgttagagagggagagaaagaaagagggagggagaaaagctCTGTGAGACTAATCTGCCTGTTGTTGCAATAAGAAAATTCCTGCTGGATTTCACAATTGGCTCAATTCGCTCACgtaacaacaaaaagaagacaaaacgAATCAATACACCTCTTAGAGAATCGTACCCTTTTCACTTCTAATTTAACTCTGTTccacatttatataaaaaccTGCCATTTGCGTATGACAACCCAAGGTGAAAAtcacaattaaaatgattatagCACTGTTTCTCTTCAAGGTTTCAAGAGTGAGAGTCATTCTGAGATGCAATACAATTAGGTCTCAAATGTGCCAATGATGGAAATCAAAGCGAGGTGAGAATCCTGAGGCAACAAACAAAAGGTCTTCAGCTTCAGTGAAATGTGTTATGTGTCATTTAGGCCTGTTAGTAGTGCCATTCATCTACACCCTAGCTGTCTTATTAATGCTCTTGTTCATAATCAACTTGAgtacttgaaaaacaaaaaaggtataaaagatgAACATAATCAGAACATCAACTTACAGTTATTTTTCTGGGCCATGCCGACTCTTTCCCCtcgtctctcactctcactctgaaGGACTTAACGCTGCTGCTCCCCCTGAATTTAAGCTGCAGATTGTGATAATCAGCCATTCACAAAAGGGATTGAAATTAGTCTGAGCATGCTCACCTATTAGtgcaggccacacacacacacacacacactgagaaaactTATAGACCTTAAATGACTTTGAAGTAAAACTGCGACTGATtgtataaaatattgattatatgAAAAAGTTTACAGTTAGATTGAGATGACGGTGATTTGAGGAAGCACGCTTTAAGTTTAATTGAAATTAATCACAGTGTTGCTTTGATTATGAAatgtagagttttttttttttttaaacttaattaGCTTAGTCAACAGAGGAAAGAACTCTATCATTGGATTTCTCAAGGAGGATGAGCACAGATTCTGAATATATTAAGTCAGAAAACTGAGCAGAATGTGAATTCAGCGCTCGTTCGAGCACTTCATAGATATTTTCCAAGAATAAAATGTTCTTATTAACCTCCTTTTGGGTGCTTCAGTTTTAGTGGTGTTCTCCGAGGAAACTGCCATGGATCTCCACGCCGCTTCTTCCGGGAGTATAAGGTAAGAGTAAAATTAATATTGTCTAGCCCGTCTGACATAAAAGTGTCCTATGGTGTCAGTGACACTGTCTTGTGCAATAACCCGGTGGCCCTCTGACATGATTAAATTTCCTCGGCAGGAGAAGGGCCTTTACACCTGTTTAAATCAATAGCGCTGCCTCATGAATCTGTGAGTGCGAGAAGGTCAAGCAACTCTGGAACTTTCTCAAACCATTTTACAACCATGTGAGTTCTGAGTCCTGCTCCCTGCAAGTGAAACACCCTTTTAAAACCGCATGTGGTGAGTATGTTTGTTCTGTTTGCATTTAGAGGGAGGGGCTGTATGATAAAACACCAcgagcccctttcagacatgcagcAAGTAACGTTGATGTGTAGATTAACATAAAAGCTTCAGCAGCACAAGGTTAAATACACAgggaaatataaaatacatgtcTTGGTGGCATGATTAAAATCACTCTCATACATTTCTCAAGTCATCTCGCAGATAATATATCAGTTTAATAAACTATGAGATACTGTGTCAAGGAGATTCTTTTAATGTCAAATCAGTCTATAAAAATCATTTCTTTCCCCATGCGGTGCAGAGAAATAAATGGTCTTCATTCAATCTCAATAGTAATCATACCAGCTGTCTTTTCAGATTGGCTTACAAGAATATCCAGCAAAACACTTTAGATATAGCATGTAGGCAAATAAGAGTTTAACAACCTAAAAAGAAACTTAATGGCTTGTCACTCTTTATAGCTTTATGCTCTATGTCGGACTTTATAAAGAATTCTCTATCTACTAACTGATGAAGGGGAAGATGATGGCAGAAGAGTTTGAAAGAAGcagcaggaagaaaagaagaaatttcAAGTTACAGTGATGatggtgagaaagaaagagaaattcACTTGGCTGGAATAAAATTTGGACAGATTTGGAGTTCTGTcggacaaaagacaaaagtcgTGAGTTGGATCAAGGACAAACTTGGCGATGTCAATCTAGTTGATGTTAAAAGAAGTGGATTAATCATTGTGGGATGTCATTCGAAAGGCACTGGAAATAACTGAGTTAGATGGTTTTACCAAGTGTCATGTTAATGGAAGAGTTCCAGTAAAGGGCGTTGTTGATGGAGTATTGTTCATGGTCGATGCAAGTAGATTTAAATAATGTAACGGAGCTGTTGACAGTCAGGACGTGAGTGACGGAGAAAGGTTCATGTCAGAAATCCTGCCTGACAAAGTCTTCTTGGATCATATACGTTACCCAGGAAGGGTTTTGTTACCAAACCCATTCAGTGCAGACACTGTTGGAAATTTGGACATGATTTTGGGATAAATGGTAAATGTGGAAATGAGATGCACAGTGGGCGAAACTGTGGAAAAGTGCAATCAGTGTGGGAGGAGTCATGAAGCAAGGCAAGCAGACCTGTccaaagagaaaggaagagatggAAGTCATGACGATCAGGTTCAAGAGAAGGCTAAGCCATGAGGAAGCAGCTAGGAAAGAAAAGATTCAAGACGGACGGGAGAACAAATCAGGTAGGAAGCATGCTGAATAATGTACGGACAAGGTTAAGTTCTTAGCATTTCTGGCCACGGTGATTAACTGCGCTgctgagacagaaaggaaatCTGAGAGAATAGAAATAGTTGTTGATGCTGCGAGAGAGCTTTTCGATATTGTGGGAATTACTGGAGAGGAAGTGCAGAGGCTGTTGAGAGACATCTTATTTTCGATCTAGTAGAAGGCGGTAACGCAACATTTTGGTGCAAACTGCCTCTTAAAACCGTCGAAGACGAAGAATAACCGATGAaactcaacagaaaatgtattgatatTCACTAGAAGAGAGACGGGGCAAGTGCCACTCGCACTCAAGATTGTCATTCATTAAAACTTCGGCAAAATAcgttttaaaatccatcagtCCTGCAGCCTGTGAGGAAACAACACTCTTCTTCCTTCatatcttctttctttctcccgtCTTGTCTGAATAAAGCTGTAAGGAACACTTCAGTCACATATGTCTTGTGTGGTTTGTTGCTTGGTGGGTTGAGAAATCGAAACCGTgctcttttttctttgataaGGCAGGTCAAGGACATGATTCATGAATTCTTTCTCATACCAGAGGGGTTGCTATTTGGTGGTTATTGGTGAGACTAGCGGAGAGAGTAACTGCCTATTAAGCCAGTGGGGCCAGCCAATGCGGGTTAGCTTTGCTTTGGTGAGAGTAGGATTCAAAGGTAGTTTAAAGGTAGGCCTACGTTAGGTCAGGGATGGAGAGCGTAGAGTTATGACGGCACAGGATGATACCAACTGCACGGCCTGATGAGTTCAAAACATTGAACATCATGATCACTTTGAAAAATCCTAAAAACTGAACTAAAAGTCACAAGCATTACGTGTAAATGATTAAGTACAAGCTGCAGCATTTCACACTTGTCACATTTGAACCTCATGAGTGTGTCATGGCATGAATTGCTTCACTACATAACACTTCATCACAGGCAGTAGTAATTTCACCTGATAAAATTAGCTGAGAGTGCTTCAGAATTGATTGCACATTGTCTTGAAACAAAAagtcacaagaaaaaaaaaacaaactgaacactgTAGGCGAACTTCACGCTCCACTTCTCAAGGGAACGAGTGCCCAatgaattgcatttttattcatgGACGTGTACTTGCACAAGGGTTGTAAGGGAGAGAGCCTGTTCGGTATGCTTGTCATAGAGCTACGACATTAAGGGATTAATCCATTACATTATTGAGTTTTTCCCGGCATATCCAGTGGCTGGCCATCATCTGAACGCACCTCAGACAACTTTATTTCCAACCCACTGCCTCTCCAGAAACTCTGAATTGAATCTGGCTTCCTGTGCCTCAAAAGTACCTATATGCAGAGCTAAAACACTCCCCAGAGATTTCCATTTAGTTCCAACCATCTTTCATTATTATAGTAATGCATTTGCCTTTGTATAGaatatatttttggaaatgCTTCAGCATTTATGATGCGGTAATGTCTGAAAGTGCCCATGTCAAAGTAAAACATGCATATTGAGCTGGACCTGTGATTTTCACCTATGAGAGTGGAAGCTTTTTCAGTCTTATGCACCAGTAATGAAACCTTCTCCCTGTGTAGTACATACAAATCtcgtgcaaacacacacacacacaaaaacactcgGCTACACAACTCTGATGAGGTAAATATTTGCAACAATAAAGAATCTTGATGGTGACTCACTTTGGATCTCTGTTGGAATCAATAAGACAACACACTACTACTTACTTTTACAAGATTTATGTCACACTGAACAAAACCATCAAACGAGAGCCAgttttttggtctccactcAAACTTCAAAACTATATTGAATTGAGgtacaaaacatttatattttcttctgtgatccacaggaagaggaaaggcCTATGTTAAAATTATTATGTTTATCTCAACCATCTCCTAGAAATTACCAGTgctggaatgtaactaagtacatttactcaggtgCTGCAcataagtacaattttgaggtactatTACTACAACTATTTTTTGCTTCAACTACACTGTGCACATTTTGGAGGCAAATGTACTTcttactctactacatttatttaatagcTTTAGTTTcttgttactttgcagatttagatcATAGCTAAGTTAAagttaagctacccagcagtgtataaagtaattaaaaacctttaacctgcaacattaaactgatgtacacattaatgcaccaataattataataatattataatatatatgtcTTTGAAATGGACCATTCCATTAAGTATTTCTTCCACTACGGGATATGACATATTTAAACAACTTGTtaacaacagcaaatatgttttgaaaggAATGTAATGCTGcccataataaataaaagtcaaaacattttgatactGAAcgtatcagcaaaatgttcactgacaacgtatttcatttcttcttctacaaTATCTGTTCATTGCAACTAAAGTTTTGagaaacattttgagaaatacacttatttgccgagagttcgatgagaagatcgatTTCAACTCTCGTATGAAAGTATGAAACTATCGCCAGCAGCCAGAtgacttagcttagcataaagacgggaaACAGCTGGCGTggctggcttcatatttacctaACAACATGCAGGATGTAAACCCTGGTCTTGCACTTTGTACATCCACCCTCCACCCAACCCACTCCTCAAAAAAACATTGCCATGGAACATAATCCAGGAAGCTATTACATTTtcttaccaaaaaaaaaacctatttgTCAGTACAAATGAATTGTATATTAAGTTAAAACCTTAGTTATATGTCATCTGAATGCAAATTCTCAccgtttctgtttatttttttactcacaGATTGCAAAGCAATTGTACTGAGAGAGCACATTATGCTTTGGTTATTTTGTAACACTGTTCCAGAttatgagagaaaagaaatcataaTGAAAGTCTGAAATCACAACAAACCCTGGAGCGAGAGAAAGGTTGTCTTCTTTCAAATCTCATTTTATGATAATCTTTATCACAAGTCATGCCTCCGTCTTTGTAGCTGTTAAGACACTTCACCCACTGTAAGCAAAGGAGACTAAAGTCATTGTCTCACCTCAAAGTGAGAATCCCAGGTAATTTTCATACTGGAAATAACCGGatttcagacagacacaaaactCCCTTAAGATGCTGCAGtctacagtattttaaaatctaCTGAATAATAACAGAGAGCTGTCTAGACACATATTGTATAGGAGAGTGCTGATGAGGTCAGCTGTAAATACAGCGTGAATGAGGACTGTTCAGTACTGGACATTAATGGAGCTTCCTTCTAAAGCTCACGGACGTTTCATGGCTTTGTATGCAACACTGAGGGGTTCATACTAAAACCAAACTTTGTAATAACCACAAGAGCCCACTGAGGCTTTCCctctctatacacacacaatacagttgGATAGATAAACAAGTATCCATGAGGCAGAATAATTAAAGTTTGGCCTGAGGGTGGTGCCAGAGAAATagctgtgttgtttgttgtgttgttacaaaaaatacaaaaaagtatttatccTCTGATGGACATGAAAGAGATTCTCACGGCATGTttcttattctatttttattgatttcttttttggcCTGAGTGGTGGTTCCACATGAAAGGTTATTATGGCAAATCACTGGGATATCTTAGGGGTGGCAGTCACGTTACTCTCACGATATGTTGCCTTTAGATATCTAAAATATTATATCCTATATGTTGACAGTCTGTTCTGAAGTTGGCCGTACAGGAGGGGGTCACCAGCTGATCAAAAATTCAAATGATGCATCCTCTGGAGAGCACAAATGTCAGTTGTGGGAATAGGATTAATAGTTTTAGAGATATCTTGTTGTAAACAAGCTGAATGAGTACTAAGGCATCACTAAAGCCAtcagggttcatcctctggggaccatgctGCTAAATATCTACCAAATATCAGAGTACTTCACCAGTTATTTGTGGTGGGCAAAGGTaaagcaagacactgaaccccaaactgCTCGCGCTGAGCTAGCCAGTGGCTAGCCTAGCATCTATGTTGTCATTGTGGGCATGTGTAGGCAAATGTGAGGCGTTCACTCCCCTGGATCACTCTGAACCAAGGTGAGGGACTGACCAACAGACCGACATCggcatccctagagccatgctagctgtgaGACGGCATCTACAGCTTTCTAGATGTATCGGCTAACAAAAGGCTTCATTAAATTCaacactgagctgaactgaacaaGAGTCATGATTCTCACGGTTGCTGGAGGGCTTGCACTCacttaacacaaacacagtttttggGGATTTgttgaaacaactgatgctgtcatgttttctttctctctacatCTTCAGGCCAACACAGATCGACCCACCcattgttttctatgtaaaCCTGCACATTGGAAGCTTCTTGACGTGTCAATTCTTCAGAAAAGCAGAGATTTTATCATGTTTGCTCCCCAGATCAGCACTTCCCGGCCTGTTCCTTGACTACTTCTTTCTTGGATTGAAATCAAGCTATGTGTGTGCGTTGCATTTCACACTACATCTTCTGAGATACGGTACGTGAAATAAACCATTTTCTGGTACATGCATTTCTAGTTCTAGGTCTGGATACATTCTTGGTACATACAGCTGTCTATTTgttaaatcataaataaaacattttcaaattgttaTTTTCCACTTGGTCTTAAAAGGGGGATTTACAATAGAAGCCAGATGATGGTTTGTTGAGTTGATCTGAAAGTGGTCAGTGGGAGCCAGCAGCAAAAGAAACTCATCGTTAAacttattttactttgtgtatttgtaccATTTTACAGTGCAAGAGCAACACAGAACATATGTATATTTAAGGCATCCACATGAGATAAACCATTGACCCCTTCTTTGTAAAATTATtgttaattgaattaaaatataGTCCACAAAGCCAACGgataaaaataagtaaataattgAGTAAAGGTGGTCTGTTTGCTCTTCTGAATACAGATAGAATGACAACAAAAGGCTTTTCAGCAGAACTATATTATTGTGGCTCAGGCTCATCCCAGGCTCTCTGGGGACGGCTGGGTCAGagcaggaagctgcagcagcagcagactgaaactAAACTCCATCTATCACACTTAAAAAGCTGCCCACCTCCACCTAGCCACCAATATGCCAGGAGATGTTGGGGGATTATAGAGGGATTTTGCAGCAAGATAAAGCTGTGAATAACCATTGGCTTGTTTTTCATTAGGAGAGGTATTGTGTGGTATTGTTTAAGGTTAATTACTGACTTGGGGACATGGCTCAAAAGAATATAAGTCCCTGCTTGACTGTGGGCAATATTAAACAACTGATTTGTCTCAGACAAGGTACATTTTGAAGAGCAACATCTTAAAGAAACCCTGATAAAACAAAGGATGCAGCACTGAGAACAAAGTCAACGGTAAATAAGAAGGTAAATAGAAAGACACACAATATTTCATTCACTCAGTCACTGAAACAGGCACTGCTATTGGACTATTACTACATGACCTTGCTAAATCTAAGATTTTTGATAGATGAAAAAATTGCTTTTCAACATTTAATCTTCTACAGAAATCACTACAGATACGCTTCCTCATGCAAGAATTAACAATGCATTTACATATGTAGATGAGTTACAGCAGGTTTATCACAGACATTGTAATTGGGGAAACAAGACTCCATCTGCGATTACTACACATATTTTGAATTTGAGGAAAAgcttttttattataattatatattttttattacattttttgacTCTTGTGAATTGCTTTGTGCTTCTTAGCTTTATTCAGCCTCCATCTAAAGACAACCTGTCAACCTTTCTGACTTTACTTCTGCTCTCAGCTCTCGGCTGATTCTTGAGATTCTCCACAGAAATTCTGTTTGTGAAAGTTTCAACCATTCACCCATTTTAATGTCATTACTATTCATGTGTTCTTCCTACCCATAAAGttaaatattgtcattttcatttctcctccatctctgatGTTAATGCACGACAATCTAATGGAACGCACTGTTTAATGTAGGTCTTAATTTTACACAGCCGTGCTGGCAGAGAGGTAGAGTCTGTTTATTGGTactttcagttatttatttttccatgacCTAATAGTGCTCGGGGTTCATTTAAAAGTAAACAACCTCCTGTTTGACTGAGAGGATTTTATAATGGACTCCGCCAAACTGTATCCCAAAATTGGATTAGATGTAGAGGAGGattaaagtgtaaaatgtttctgtgcATCCGAATGATTTTCTCTGATATAACATATTACAAATGCAGATCCCATAATGCACTACGCATAAAAGCACGactccttttgtcttttgacaAGGTGAAAGCACTATTTGAGAATGCAAATGAAACGCCGGGAttgaaaggatgaaaaaaaaaagaagcaatttaCTCTATaaatttgctgtatttttgaGAATATTATTAATCATGGCTATTAGGGTGAGGCTCCAGTAACAGggcaatattttaaaaagtagacATAACTAAATAAGACATTATCACCCTGGCATCCTGCTACTCATCGCGGCTGCACAGTAACGCTCTCTGCTCCGGCCAGTTTCAGCACCGTACCTCCACCTCTGAGTGGAGTCATAATTAGTGAGACAGATGCAACAAACACTGCTGCATCATGTTGTCAGATGCTTTGGATCATTGGGGCCATGTGGTCATAGTTACCTTCATTTTGAAAAATTCAATTAAGATTGTCCCTTGAAATACCTGCACTTCTGTTCAACATAATGATAAGAGCTACTACAACAGAGACACTCCGTCAAGGGACAGTAGAGACATGTTTTTCACTGTAACTGATGTCGTCTTGaatacaacacaacaagcaATGCTGTGTCAAGTGACCCGGTAATGTAAAAGTAAACTCTTTTTACCCTTGAATTTCATCAATAAATTACTCCAATTTATTCAGAAATATCCACCAGGTGAgcacaatacaaataaaaataacagacTTTAAAATTAGACTTCGACACAGGGGTCCCTCTATAAAACAGGGTCACATGATTGAAGGAgtaatctgacattttgggaaacacgtgTATTAGAAGATCTAAACCACACTCGAGTCTGCACATTAACTATGAACCAAACGCCAGGagttgattagcttagcttagcataaagatgaTAACAAACCAGCACTCTAAACCTCTAAACCTCTATTCAAATTACCAAAAGTCATGGGGTCTTTGGGGTGTTCGGGGGCCCTAGGGGACTGGGTCCTCAGGGCAGTTGCCTATTTTGCCTGGTTGGTAATACAGCTTTGTTGATATGTCATATTACAAGTCTTAACGGACAAGATGAAGGGTCCACTCTCTCGAAAATGCAACATATCTACAATGGCAAAAAAGCCAATACCTTAAATTGAGGTAATACTTGAAAAACATCCTTTTTCATCATAACTGTTTCCTACATTGTTGGCAATACACTGCATGTCTGGTACTCGCAGCATCCATTCAAATCAGATTTTCCAGAAattgcagagaaaaaaaataatctggGTTGTCTTTCTTCAAAGACTTTGAAAACATCACACTTAAAAATACCCTGACAGAGACAGGCTCAGTGAAAGCAAATGAGGTTAACCGCCATTCCCCACCTCAGCAGCCAGAGCTGATCaggaaaaacattattttgataTCAGATACAAGTTAATGTGTCTTTTGTCACACTAGTCCTGTGACAGAGACACGAGAAGACAGCTTAAGCCTGTTTTGACATCCATGTGCAGTGTAATGAACACTTGTTCTAAACTCTACAGCTCCACAATGATGGATCACTGATGTCGGAACATTCATCACAATTTCATTTTCCTACAACCTCTAATTATActttggggggagggggatttCTATTTCCAAGaaaaattgtttcatttttctccaAGCATGTAAACACCTCATATTAAATATTCTACATAAGGTTAAATATTAATTGATATACATCGTACAACAATTATTTTCCTGCAGTGTCCGATCGGCCCCACAGCGACTCAGCCACACTGCCAGTTCAAAGAGTTTCAAAGATAAATCACACCGTGTGGTTCACAAACGCTCAATTGAAAGATAAAGATATATGTCACGATAAAGGAGGTCATTTCTAATCCTTTTGTGGAGCCTCTGTAGGCAGGAAACGCTCTAACCCACATCCTCAAATGAGGTCAGTCTGTTCATATTGTGTGAATGTTGCAAAGCACCAGGAATATCTTTAGATACGTAGATTCATCACAAGGTTTAAAAGGCTGAGCCGCAACAAAAGCAAATCTAATAAAGTGAGACAACTAATTACACAGATTTCCTCATCGGTAGAAAtaattattgtttgttgttgt
Encoded here:
- the LOC139288368 gene encoding probable N-acetyltransferase camello, with amino-acid sequence MAQKNNFQFSIREYRPTDEHVVMSLFRDGILEHVYPAFFKAMSHPDHVGVALSISMAGYVLGGSSYFQALLFGSAWTGLLYYCCHEIYEGYMTRRLSADMADIQANYLENPDNGFWVAEADVDGQSKVVGMVAVMGKRGGEEGERFDDCNGGVTGGDSEFAQDAGDGSFGEMSHMAVVFPWRRKNLGSQLTRKALDFCKERGYARLVLDVSSPQTAAISLNQKFGFVQTASHSNTHANHWFSKLARINVMRMEKFI